The Fulvivirga maritima genome segment ATCATCTAGCTTTATTCCTGTAATTAACAAAGCATTAGATGAGTTGTCTGTAGATGAAGAATTTATAGAAGAAGAATATGCAGAAGATGCTGATGTGGAAATAGTAGAAGATGCTGAAGAAGCATTATAAAAGTTAAACGAGGCTGTCACAAAAGCATTTACATATTAGTGAATGTTACTTTTGAGACAGCCTCGTTTTATTTTTCACTTCAAAATATCTATCAATAGAATTTTTGAAGTTCGTATTATTTTACTTCATCAATATTTACGCCTTTACTATGCTGAGTCACCAGGAAATACTCCCTTAAAGCGATGGAGAACCAGCATAGCTTTTAATTGCTCCAGCATAAATAGAGGTACTCTGATCAGGGCATTCCATATAGGTTTAGGAGCATGCGCCAACCTCAACACAAATAGGAAGTTAAATATAAACCACATAACGGCTCCTACTAAAATTAAGGACAGCCAAGGATTAAAGAACAGGCTACATAGTGCCAGTAAACCACTTACCATTACTAATAAAAATAACGGAGGGAAAGCACTTACCATACCAAAAAACACTCTTCCTAATCTTCCTTTTAGCAATCCTGATCCTACAAGATCTGCCGCAGACTTCAGATTAATAAAGTAGCTTTTAAACCACCTGATGCGCTGTCTCTTTATTTGATCCTTTTTCTCTAATTTTTCATCGTACACCAAGGCATTATAGTGGTAAGCTATTTGGTGCCCTTTTTCTACTATGAAGTTGGCAAACATTTTATCCTCACCATAAATAACGCCTTCCATTAGCTGCTCCACTTCCTTATCAAATAGAAATGACTCTAATAATGAAGTAGAAAAAGCCATACCTGAACCTGATAAATTAGAAGATGAACCCAATTTATATGGAGCGTATTTATCTACATAAT includes the following:
- a CDS encoding glycosyltransferase, which gives rise to MKPETALSSKLKSIKYAVTHYVREHDTSIILDSDNLVHSDFLMEMNNYRAYFMAVQGRRVAKNLDTFVASLDETGEIYHNYVDKYAPYKLGSSSNLSGSGMAFSTSLLESFLFDKEVEQLMEGVIYGEDKMFANFIVEKGHQIAYHYNALVYDEKLEKKDQIKRQRIRWFKSYFINLKSAADLVGSGLLKGRLGRVFFGMVSAFPPLFLLVMVSGLLALCSLFFNPWLSLILVGAVMWFIFNFLFVLRLAHAPKPIWNALIRVPLFMLEQLKAMLVLHRFKGVFPGDSA